The following proteins are co-located in the Flammeovirga kamogawensis genome:
- the pgi gene encoding glucose-6-phosphate isomerase yields MLKTVNPTSTTAWKALEAHFADMKDVQMKDLFDTDKDRADKFSLTFNDIFVDYSKNIINDDTLKLLLDLAKETGVAEGIKSMFAGEHINETEDRAVFHVALRNQSNEPMKVDGEDVMTEVNHVLRQMKEFTEKVTSGEWKGYTGKSITDVVNIGIGGSDLGPYMVTEALKPYKTNVDVHFVSNVDGTHIAETLNGLNPETTMFIIASKTFTTQETMTNANSARDWFLDAAKSENHIMMHFVALSTNEEKVREFGIAPENMFRFWDWVGGRYSLWSAIGLSIACSIGFDNYQEVLKGAHAMDNHFKTADFEENLPVLLAVLGVWYNNFFGAESHALLPYDQYMHRFAAYFQQGDMESNGKNVDRAGEVVDYQTGPIIWGEPGTNGQHAFYQLIHQGTKMIPADFIAPAISQNPIGDHHAKLLSNFFAQTEALMTGKSEETVVAEFKAAGKSDEEIEKLKTFKVFEGNRPTNSILMKKVTPFTLGTLIAMYEHKIFVQGLVWNIFSFDQWGVELGKQLANKILPELENNDKITSHDSSTNQLINKYKEMR; encoded by the coding sequence ATGTTGAAAACAGTAAATCCTACATCCACAACTGCATGGAAAGCACTTGAAGCTCACTTTGCTGACATGAAAGATGTGCAAATGAAGGACCTTTTTGATACAGACAAAGATAGAGCTGATAAATTCTCACTTACATTTAATGATATTTTTGTTGATTATTCTAAAAACATAATCAATGATGATACGCTTAAGTTATTACTTGATCTTGCAAAAGAAACGGGTGTAGCTGAAGGTATTAAAAGTATGTTTGCTGGAGAGCATATCAACGAAACAGAAGATAGAGCAGTATTCCATGTTGCACTTCGTAATCAGTCTAATGAGCCAATGAAAGTTGACGGAGAAGACGTGATGACAGAAGTAAACCATGTTCTTCGCCAAATGAAGGAATTTACTGAAAAAGTAACTTCTGGAGAATGGAAAGGTTATACTGGTAAATCTATCACAGATGTAGTTAATATTGGTATTGGTGGATCTGATTTAGGTCCTTACATGGTTACAGAGGCTTTAAAACCTTATAAAACTAATGTAGATGTTCATTTTGTTTCTAATGTAGACGGTACTCATATCGCTGAAACATTAAATGGGTTGAATCCTGAAACAACAATGTTTATTATCGCATCAAAAACTTTCACTACGCAAGAAACTATGACAAATGCCAACTCTGCAAGAGATTGGTTCTTAGATGCAGCAAAAAGTGAAAATCATATTATGATGCATTTCGTTGCTTTATCAACTAACGAAGAAAAAGTTCGTGAATTTGGTATTGCTCCTGAAAACATGTTCCGTTTCTGGGACTGGGTAGGTGGTCGTTACTCTTTATGGTCAGCAATTGGTTTATCTATTGCTTGTAGTATTGGGTTTGATAATTATCAAGAAGTTTTAAAAGGTGCTCATGCTATGGATAACCATTTTAAAACAGCTGATTTTGAAGAAAATCTTCCTGTATTATTAGCAGTATTAGGAGTATGGTATAATAACTTCTTCGGAGCGGAGAGTCATGCATTATTACCTTATGATCAATACATGCATCGTTTTGCTGCTTATTTCCAACAAGGAGATATGGAGTCTAATGGTAAAAATGTAGATAGAGCAGGTGAAGTTGTAGATTACCAAACAGGTCCTATTATTTGGGGAGAACCTGGTACTAACGGACAGCACGCATTCTATCAATTGATTCATCAAGGAACAAAAATGATTCCTGCAGATTTTATTGCTCCAGCAATATCTCAGAATCCAATTGGAGATCATCACGCTAAATTGTTATCTAATTTCTTTGCACAAACAGAGGCATTGATGACCGGTAAATCTGAAGAAACTGTAGTAGCAGAGTTTAAAGCAGCTGGTAAATCAGATGAAGAAATCGAAAAATTAAAAACATTTAAAGTGTTTGAAGGTAACCGTCCTACAAACTCAATCTTAATGAAAAAAGTTACACCTTTTACATTAGGTACTTTAATTGCAATGTATGAGCATAAGATTTTTGTGCAAGGTTTAGTTTGGAATATCTTCAGTTTTGACCAATGGGGAGTTGAATTAGGTAAGCAATTAGCAAACAAAATTCTTCCTGAATTGGAAAATAATGATAAGATTACATCACATGATTCTTCTACGAATCAGTTGATCAATAAATATAAAGAAATGAGATAG